Proteins from one Cicer arietinum cultivar CDC Frontier isolate Library 1 chromosome 3, Cicar.CDCFrontier_v2.0, whole genome shotgun sequence genomic window:
- the LOC113785800 gene encoding uncharacterized protein, which yields MKVSQDRQRSYADKRRRPLEFEQGDHVFLRVTPTTGVGRAMKSKKLTLKFIGPYQISARIGHVAYQIALPPILYEIHNVFHVSQLRKYLTDPSHVIEPDTIQLKDNLSFEVLPVRIDDMKIKRLRNKDVSLVKASLYGIFLSRKIVLQEIYNVIHQESYRRNV from the exons atgaaggtcTCACAGGATCGTCAAAGGAGTTATGCGGACAAACGACGCAGACCTTTGGAATTCGAGCAAGGGGATCATGtgtttctgagagtcacacctactactggagttggcAGAGCTATGAAATCGAAGAAATTGACtctgaaattcattggaccatatcagatttctgcacgaattggacaTGTTGCTTATCAGATTGCATTGCCTCCAATACTGTATGAAATTCACAATGtatttcatgtgtcgcagttaaGGAAATACCTTACAGATCCGTCACATGTGATCGAACCTGACACAattcaactgaaggataacttgtcattcgaagtattACCTGTAAGAATTGACGATATGAAGATTAAGCGATTAAGGAACAAGGATGTTTCCttggtcaag GCATCTCTATATGGCATATTTCTCTCTAGAAAGATTGTTTTGCAGGAAATTTATAATGTGATCCATCAAGAATCATATAGAAGAaatgtttaa
- the LOC113785867 gene encoding uncharacterized protein has translation MSGAWEDAKDSSVIVEAEAVVGVEDTVVGPGTGRKDKGLMPMEREIVGPSRRAESELPLPVNDPLPTVTKVADCFEVPAPPKPPISSVDLTSEESDPSMYVDEDKVTSKMDAASDGTCGACGGHPCYCSC, from the coding sequence ATGAGTGGAGCTTGGGAAGATGCGAAGGATTCCTCAGTTATAGTGGAGGCAGAGGCCGTTGTGGGAGTTGAGGATACAGTGGTTGGACCAGGGACTGGCAGAAAGGATAAGGGGCTGATGCCCATGGAGCGAGAGATTGTAGGGCCATCTAGGCGGGCCGAGTCAGAGCTTCCTCTTCCAGTGAATGATCCTTTACCGACTGTCACTAAAGTAGCAGACTGTTTTGAGGTCCCGGCGCCGCCGAAGCCCCCTATCTCGTCggtggatctgacttctgaAGAGAGCGATCCATCTATGTATGTTGATGAGGATAAGGTTACCTCGAAGATGGATGCTGCGTCAGACGGAACTTGTGGAGcgtgtggaggtcacccatgttattgtagttgctag